In Crinalium epipsammum PCC 9333, the genomic window TTTAACGTGCTTACAAACCTTCCAAGCAAACGCTAATTCCGCTAACTGATCTGGTGTAGGTTGTTTTTCACTGACAACCTGCCATTGGTTACTATCTTCGATTACCTCATCTGAAGCTTGAACCAGAAAACCACCTGCGATCGCCTTAACAGTTTGCGATGCCCCACTAGCTAAATCTGGCAAAAGTAAAACCCGTAGATTAGACTTAGCACTTAAAATTTCTTGGGCTTCCGGTTCACAACCTGGTGCAACCACACATTCCAAAAATACCTTAGTCAAAGCAGTTGCCGTCGAAGCATCTATGGGACGGTTTAAAGCAACAATTCCACCAAAAGCAGAAACCGAGTCAGCATTAAAAGCTTTTTCATAAGCTTCTGACAAGGTATTTCCTAACGCCGTCCCACAAGGATTAGTGTGTTTAATAATTGTCGCGGCTGGACTATCGTTAAATTCAGCAATAATCCGCCTTGCTGCCTCTAAATCAACTAAGTTGTTATAACTTAGTTCTTTACCTTGCAGTTTCGTAGCAGCAGCCCAACCACTTTGAACCGTGCCAGTTTGATACCAAGCTGCGGGTTGATGGGGATTTTCACCATAGCGCAGAGTTTGCAACTGTTGCCCTGAAAGTGTCAATTTTTGTGGTAAATCAGTAGTTGCTTCTTGGTTGCTTAAATAAGTTGCGATCGCTTGATCGTAAGAAGCAGTATGCGAAAATGCTTGCAAAGCAGCCGCTTGTCTAAATTCTAAAGATGCTTCTCCACCACGCTGACGCAATTCTTCTAAATAAGCATCATATTGACTTGGGTTACATAAAACAGTTAAGTGCGCGTAATTCTTTGCTGAAGCCCTTAACATAGCAGGACCACCAATGTCAATTTGTTCAATAGCTTCAGCTAAAGTTACCCCTGATTTAGCTATAGTTTGCTCAAAAGGATAAAGATTCACCACAACTAAATCAATTGGGCGAATTTGATGATGTTCTAAATCTGTAACATCCTGTGGTACATCACGCCGCGCCAAAATCCCACCATGAATTCGCGGATGTAGCGTTTTGACTCTTCCCCCTAAAATTTCTGGGAATCCCGTATAATCAGAAACTTTTGTAACTGGTAAACCAGCATCTTTTAGTGCTTGGGCAGTTCCACCACTGCTGATTAAATCAAACTCAAATTCTTCAACCAACTTACGGGCTAAATCAATTAACCCAGTTTTATTAGATACACTCAGCAGTGCCAAACGCGCCATGACTCAAAATCCCTTATCCACAAATAACAAAAATTAGCAATCAGCCTTTCTCAGAATAAGAGCGATCGCACTATTGGGCTAGATACTTGCCCTAAAAAATTAACCTTGCCCTAAAAAATAGTTAGGACAAGGTTAACGATTAGCATTACAACATTCAACGGCTGAATAGTTGGAATTGCCTATTGCCTCTAAATCAACTAATTACTAGAGACCTTGGAGCAGTGGTAAATTGCTAATTAACAAATAAGCAAACCCAGCGCCGCCAATTCCACCAATTAAAAATCCAGTTGTAAACTCGTTCCAGCCTTCTTGGGTGGAGAGTGCATCTGGTGGGTTAGGTGTAGTAATAGTGCCAGTGGGTTGTGGTGGATTGCTACTAGCGTAGAGAGATAAGCCGATGGTCAAAATGATCAGCAAACCAACGGTTGCGAGTAAACCCGCTAGATTAGCTACATCAGTATCACGCAGGGGGCCTAGTTTGGCAAAAGGGCCAATTAGCCAGTAGCCGTGAGCCATACCAATTTCTAGCCCTCGGCGCTGTGGAGACAAACCTTTGCGATACGCAGGTAAGTTATTGATGAAAGATTTTGTGAAATCTGAAGAATTAATTGGGGTAGCTAAATTCCCAACTTGGTTGTCACCAGCTTCATGAACAACTTCTTGATTTCTAGGATCGCCTGGGCGATTTTTTGAGTTGCTGATTGCTTGTACGTTTACCATAATTTTCTTCACCCTTAGATGAAATATTGTTGTGTACTATCAAAGGTTTAAAACTAGGAATGCCCCAATAGATAATTAGGGGCTTTTTTCTCAGTATGCCAAACCTTATGCAGTTCTACGGTAGGGGATGGAATAGCAGGTCTGGGAAATAGTAGATAAAGTAAGCCAAAAGAACGGCTTGCACGGATAACCATACTATTCCCAAGATGGAAGAAGTAGAAAGAAATTTGAGGAAATCTGACATGAATTATTCTCCTTACAAAATCAAGGATACTAGCCAGTTAGCGTGGTGAGACAGGGATCTCGTTTTCTTTAGCAGTCAATTCACCTGTGAGCAATTCTTTGATTGCTGCCAAAGGCCAAGTGAAACCAGTGAGCATAAAGCCAACTGCACGAGGCACATCAATGTGAATTTCTTTGTCTTCTGGGTTAGCTTCTTTCTTAGTTGATTGCAGATAAGCGCGACCAACCCAACCAATCCAGCCAGCAATGTAGAGGAACAGAATGCCAGGAATTAAAAAGTCACCAGCACGATCAAGACGACCATCTACAACCAAGTGGGGCAACCCTTCAGGGCCACAGAGAGCTTGAGAATAACGCTCAAAGCGCTTGCGTCCTGAATCAGGGTCAAAGTTGGTTTGACGGGCGGAAGCCGCACGCTGCTGGAAAGCAGGGGACTCACTACAGGGTACTAAACCACCTAAATTATCAGCAGAAGCGGCTGGGGCAAAGTTGAGCCATATAGAAATGGCAAAAATTACAGCCAACAATCGTCGCATCGGATTATTTCCTTTTGTAACGAGATCAATGCTTTTTATACTAAACACAATCAGTGTTTGTACATCAGCAATTTTATGTATCGATAAATAAAAGTAGCAGTGAATGGATACCGTTTTAGCAATTGAAACAAGTTGTGACGAAACTGCCGTAGCAGTTGTAAAGAATCGTCAAGTTTTGAGTAGTATTGTTGCATCTCAAATCTCAATCCATCAGCAATATGGTGGTGTAGTACCGGAAGTAGCATCGCGAAAACACTTAGAAACGATTAATTTGGCGATCGCTCAAGCACTAGACGAAGCCAATCTAGATTGGTCAGGAATTGACGGCATCGCAGCAACTTGTGCGCCTGGATTAGTCGGAGCATTATTAGTCGGTTTGACCGCCGCTAAAACCCTAGCGATAGTCCACCAAAAACCATTTATCGGTGTCCATCATCTCGAAGGACACATTTATGCTTCTTATCTAAGTGACCCAGAATTAAAACCACCTTTTTTATGTCTGCTAGTTTCTGGCGGTCATACCAGCTTGATTTATGTCAAAGATTGTGGCGAATATCAAACCTTGGGAGAAACCCGCGATGATGCTGCGGGAGAAGCATTTGATAAAGTGGCAAGGTTATTAAATCTGAGTTATCCAGGTGGCCCCATAATTGACAAACTGGCACAACAGGGAAATCCCCTGGCTTTTCCCTTACCAGAAGGTAATATTTCCCTTCCAGGTGGCGGCTATCATCCTTATGACTCTAGTTTTAGCGGGTTAAAAACAGCAGTACTGCGATTAGTGCAAAAACTGCAACAGGATAGTTCCCAACCGCTACCTGTAAATGATATAGCAGCGAGTTTTCAAGCAAGCGTAGCGCGATCGCTAACCAAACGTGCGATCGCCTGTGCCTTAGACTACGGACTTAACACCATTGCTATTGGTGGGGGTGTCGCTGCCAACAGTGAACTCCGCAAACAACTACAACAAGCTGCCATTAAGCATAATTTGCAAGTGCTATTCCCCCCCCTAAAATTCTGCACCGACAACGCCGCCATGATTGGCTGCGCCGCCGCAGAACATTTAAATCGAGGTCATACATCACCATTAACACTAGGAACCCAATCTCGCCTTGCTCTAGCTAATATCATGGAAATTTACAAACACTAAGAGCCTATCCGAAAAATCCCGAATTACGTGACTAAACATCTGTGTTTATCTGTGTTCATCTGTGGTTAAAAATCTCTTAAAACCACTTTTCGGATAGGATCTAAACCACTAAAAACGATAATTGTAGGTTGGGCTTCGTCCCTCAACCCAACCTACTTAATTCTGGTGTTTTTTGCGTAATCTGTAGTGCGGGCATCTTGCCCGCGTGTCAGACTTATTAGCTAACTGCTTAAGTTAACAGCTTACGGATTTGATCCGCCACTTCCTTTGGTTGCTCCAGCATTGCTAAATGTCCACATTCAGCTATTTCTATAACATTATCTCCACAATCTTGAAACAATGTGTGAAAACTAGCTAAATGCCTAACATACTTCGGCTCCATTACCATATCCTGAGAGCCAGTAATAAAATAAACAGGTTGTTCCAAGCACGATACCACCTGCGGTAAACGGTTCACCTCAACTTCAGTTGTAGAATCTAACAAAGTGCCTAAAGCTGCCTCTGGGTGAGCCACCACAAAATCAATTAAGCGTTGACGACCCCAACAGCGAGCAATTGGACGTGCCACATTTGCCCGTGTAAACAACACATCAATCCCAGGCACATAGCACAACCATCGCGGACGGCGTTTCAAAAACTGTTCACCAGCAGATCTAAACTTTTCAAAAGCTTCTTTTAGATAAATACCACCACCAGCATTTAAGCAGATCACACCCTTAACTTTGTCAGTCAGTTGAGATGCCCCCCACAAAGCAATACTCCCGCCCAAAGAGTGACCAACCAACCAAGCACTAGAAATATTAAGCTTTTCTAACAAAACCCCTAAGTCTTCCGCATAAGCTGCGGGTGTATACGTTGAAGTCAAAATATCAGTAATACCTGCTACTCCCCCTGCACTACGAGCAAGATTATCTAACCTGCCATCAGCAATACTGCCATTATTTTCAGGTTGAGAATCACCAAAGCCTCGCAAATCATAAATAAGGCACTGATAATCTGGCGATAGCTCCTCAACTAGCGGTTGCCAATACCTGCGACTTAAAAGCCAACCATGAATGAAAACTAGGACATTAGGGTATCCAGTAGGAGTTGTCAACTCATAAGTATGCGGAACTCCCAGAATATCTATGGTTGCCATATTTTCATATTACCCCTCTAAGTT contains:
- the tsaD gene encoding tRNA (adenosine(37)-N6)-threonylcarbamoyltransferase complex transferase subunit TsaD codes for the protein MDTVLAIETSCDETAVAVVKNRQVLSSIVASQISIHQQYGGVVPEVASRKHLETINLAIAQALDEANLDWSGIDGIAATCAPGLVGALLVGLTAAKTLAIVHQKPFIGVHHLEGHIYASYLSDPELKPPFLCLLVSGGHTSLIYVKDCGEYQTLGETRDDAAGEAFDKVARLLNLSYPGGPIIDKLAQQGNPLAFPLPEGNISLPGGGYHPYDSSFSGLKTAVLRLVQKLQQDSSQPLPVNDIAASFQASVARSLTKRAIACALDYGLNTIAIGGGVAANSELRKQLQQAAIKHNLQVLFPPLKFCTDNAAMIGCAAAEHLNRGHTSPLTLGTQSRLALANIMEIYKH
- a CDS encoding photosystem I reaction center subunit IX (Enables the organization of the psaE and psaF subunits), with translation MSDFLKFLSTSSILGIVWLSVQAVLLAYFIYYFPDLLFHPLP
- a CDS encoding photosystem I reaction center subunit XI, translated to MVNVQAISNSKNRPGDPRNQEVVHEAGDNQVGNLATPINSSDFTKSFINNLPAYRKGLSPQRRGLEIGMAHGYWLIGPFAKLGPLRDTDVANLAGLLATVGLLIILTIGLSLYASSNPPQPTGTITTPNPPDALSTQEGWNEFTTGFLIGGIGGAGFAYLLISNLPLLQGL
- a CDS encoding photosystem I reaction center protein PsaF subunit III — encoded protein: MRRLLAVIFAISIWLNFAPAASADNLGGLVPCSESPAFQQRAASARQTNFDPDSGRKRFERYSQALCGPEGLPHLVVDGRLDRAGDFLIPGILFLYIAGWIGWVGRAYLQSTKKEANPEDKEIHIDVPRAVGFMLTGFTWPLAAIKELLTGELTAKENEIPVSPR
- a CDS encoding alpha/beta fold hydrolase; the protein is MATIDILGVPHTYELTTPTGYPNVLVFIHGWLLSRRYWQPLVEELSPDYQCLIYDLRGFGDSQPENNGSIADGRLDNLARSAGGVAGITDILTSTYTPAAYAEDLGVLLEKLNISSAWLVGHSLGGSIALWGASQLTDKVKGVICLNAGGGIYLKEAFEKFRSAGEQFLKRRPRWLCYVPGIDVLFTRANVARPIARCWGRQRLIDFVVAHPEAALGTLLDSTTEVEVNRLPQVVSCLEQPVYFITGSQDMVMEPKYVRHLASFHTLFQDCGDNVIEIAECGHLAMLEQPKEVADQIRKLLT
- the purH gene encoding bifunctional phosphoribosylaminoimidazolecarboxamide formyltransferase/IMP cyclohydrolase; translated protein: MARLALLSVSNKTGLIDLARKLVEEFEFDLISSGGTAQALKDAGLPVTKVSDYTGFPEILGGRVKTLHPRIHGGILARRDVPQDVTDLEHHQIRPIDLVVVNLYPFEQTIAKSGVTLAEAIEQIDIGGPAMLRASAKNYAHLTVLCNPSQYDAYLEELRQRGGEASLEFRQAAALQAFSHTASYDQAIATYLSNQEATTDLPQKLTLSGQQLQTLRYGENPHQPAAWYQTGTVQSGWAAATKLQGKELSYNNLVDLEAARRIIAEFNDSPAATIIKHTNPCGTALGNTLSEAYEKAFNADSVSAFGGIVALNRPIDASTATALTKVFLECVVAPGCEPEAQEILSAKSNLRVLLLPDLASGASQTVKAIAGGFLVQASDEVIEDSNQWQVVSEKQPTPDQLAELAFAWKVCKHVKSNAIVVSGDRTTLGVGAGQMNRVGSVKIALEQAGEEAKGTILASDGFFPFDDSVRTAAAAGIAAIVQPGGSLRDQDSIKAANELGLVMVFTGIRHFMH